The Oleispira antarctica RB-8 genome contains the following window.
GAATCAGGATCATCTCATTGAGCGTAGGTTCACGCCCGAACAGATCGGTCAGGGTTTCGGTGATAAAACTAAACAACTGCATATGAACTCACTCCTTTTGCGCCGTTATTATTAATATTCAGCGATTTAAAAACTGCAGTAATTATGACTCTGTCTCTTGATTGCGTCTTGACCGGAACGTATAGTATTTGACATTTTCAGTCAGGCATAACGAATGACCGCTGCGATTCAAGTTTCTTCCCAGATATTAAATATTCTGCTGCGTTATATTGACGAAGAAGGCATTGCTAACGCTGATTTTCGCTCTCGCATCGAAGCAGCAAAGTCTGTTGATCGCATCAGTATCGAGCATTGGTGGGGCTTACTGGAAGAGCTCGCGACACTTCACCCGATACCTGCGCTGGGTATCCAGATTGGTATGCGAGGCGAAATCCAAGATGCCGGTATTTTGGGATATCTGGCGGCTTCTTGTGATTCCCTAGTTGAAGCCGTTGCACGGTTGCAGCGCTTTGAACCACTGCTACAAAATTTGTCCCATTCTTGGGTGAAAATAAAACAAGACCATATCTATATCGGCTGGGAAGGCAGTGGTAATGAGTCAACTGTATTATCCAATGATGTGGTGGTATCAGGAACCCTGGCTTTTATCCGCAAGCTTATTGGTACTCAAACATTTACGCCGTTAGAAGTGGAGCTAGCGGGGATTCCTGTTGACGAGCAGAAAGAATATGAGAGATTATTAGGCTGCCCTGTGGTCATTACCGACGACGTATTGGCGATGAAGTTGCCATTAAGTATGCTGCAGCTATCGATTGATAACAGTAATCCTCAACTTAGATTGATTCTGGAGCAGCAAGCAGAATCGATACTGGCTACGTTGCCTAAACCGGATGAATTTCTTAAGGACATACAGCAGCACATACTGAATGGCTTAGAGGTTGGCCAACTCAGCATGAAGTGGCTGGCTGGGAAGTTAGGGATTTCTGAGAGCAGTCTTTATCGGAAGTTGAGTGAGCGTGGGCGCAGCTATCAAAACCTTTTGGATGAATTGAGATACCAGCTTGCAATTCGTTACATCAAAAACCCCGACTTGAGTTTGACTGAAATTAGTTTGATGCTGGGTTTTTCCGAGCACAGCGCGTTCACTCGAGCATTTAAAAAGTGGGTCGGGCAAACCCCACTTAAATATCGGAATAGTTTTTTGAAGGTAGATCGTAACAGCATTTCTTGAGTAGGTATGACTTTCTACCGAGGCTATTGGTCAGCGAGATCATGATTGCCTCTGACGATTGAACATTAAAATCAACATTAAACCGATACAAGACGGGCTTTAGCCAGTTTTCAGCGCTCTATTATTCTTCAGCTCTTCTGGCATATCTGTTTTAGAGAATATAAGGGGGTATACCGAGCCTGAGTTAACAAAAACAATAGGCTTATCTATCGGTCATTTTAATTGATTTTAAGGCTCGTATTATTATCAAACTTTCAATCAGGATCATTACAGCCTACTGACCCTTGTACCAAATTATAACGAGGCATTATTAACCTCAATTACCCTGCATAAGTTTTAGCCATTTAGCCAGATGAGGCAGCGCCAGTAATTTATCTCTTAAGTGGCTGCTCCTAACCACTTCACTCAATTGCCCCGCCAAAGAAAAATCAGCAATCGAAATGGTAGCGCCACCTACGTACTTGGGAAGTTCTATCGAAATACGCTGGTTTCACTTTCGATGATTCACATCCAAAAGAAGCAGCACGTACTAAGTACGAAAACATCATGTACCTAGAACACCCTGGTTGTAACCTATGTATGGGTAACCAAGAGAAAGCAGAAGCTGGTGATACTGTATTAGCTACTTCTACTCGTCTTTTCCAAGGCCGTGTTGTTGAAGACTCTACTGAGAAGAAAGGTGAATCTCTACTAGGTTCAACTCCAATGGTTGTATTGGCTTCTATCCTAGGCCGTTTCCCAACGATTGCTGAGTACAAAGAAGCGGTTGATGGTATTAACCTAACAAGCTTCGCGCCACCGTCTGAAGACCTAGCGCGTCCAGCAATTCCTCTTAAAGCTGTTTAATAACTGCTAAAGAGAGAGATTGCGCCTAGCTGTACTTCACTTGAATTAAGTTGAGTATGAGCTAGGCTCTTTCTTAAGAGCAAAATGAGTGACTAGAACAAAATATTAGAAAGACGCACAAAAGATGGATGACGATGAGTGGATTTACTTTGACTAAGCTTAGTTGAGGCATGCAGCTCTCCGATTTGATCGGCTTCTACTGACTGATACGAAAATTTAGATTACTGATTGCTTAAAAAAACCGCTTCCCTTGATTCCGATGACGAAAGTCTAACGATGAAAAGGGAGAGCGGTTTTTTTATGGGTGCAATATATAAGACGTTACGATTTAACCAAAAAGGGATAATTGAAAAGAGTCGGAAGCGGTCCCCTCTTGATGTCGATAAGGGGTTTACTTTACGTTTATGAAAAGTAAAAATTTCAGCGAGTGCCGAAAGCCCTGCCTTTTCTGGATAGATAATTCCTCCCACTCTATGGGAGGTGTAATTTCCGACTACCAGTTCATCGGGATATATTTCTATACTTTTATTTTGCAGTACATAACACATGGCTTCAGCGGCCTGTATTTCTACCGGCTTATTTCGATTCAATTTATTCTTGTAGTATTCCGTCCAAAGAATGGCTCTTTCCGGACAAATCGCTCGAATGGCATTATTAACTGAGTTTTTTAGGATTTCAATGCGATCGCTCATATTACCTTCTCCGCCCGCTTAGCGGGCTGTGAAACTAAGATTAAATGACTATGAATTGACTATGACTATTAATATGAAGATAGGCCTACGAAGCTTAATCGCTGAGTGGCTCATGACTTATATTTCGGCTGAACCAAAGTAACCCTGCGGCCCCCGCTGTGGAGACAATCTCCAGAGCCAGTAAAAAATCTGCAGTGGCATTAGGCATACCATCAAGCAACAAACTTATTAATCGGCCAACAACCAGGCCGAAAGTGATTGAGAAAATCATCCAAAGTGCGGGTCGGCGCGCTGACGCGGCAATAGCACCCGTCAGCATGATTAAGGCAAAAGCTAGGTGCATTCCCCCATAGTTGGCTCGAATTTCATTCGTTGCGCTGATCGAAGTCGGCTGCAGTTCGATGGCAGTCATGGCTGCGACTGGGTCGTACAAGGTATTTAAACCGATCAGTAGAAACGCAATGGCTGACATACTCAAAAAAAGTCGACTTAAAAAGATCATTTTACTTCCACCATCTTAGAGTCTGTTTTGGCCGTCTCGACTTCTTCAGCGGCCGTATTTCCTGTCTGTTTTCCGTCCATCTGTACGGTTGTCCAGGTATGAATAGGTGTATGACCTGAACGCTCCCACTCCGGTGGCTTCCAAAGATGCTTTAGCCGCTCGGAAAGCTTGCCGGGTGCCATCACGTCTCGAATCATATCGACAAGTTCATGCAGGTTCATTACAAACCAGTTATAGCTTTTGATCTGTTTTACGATGCCGTATTCGGCCTTTTCTTTTTCTGCCTCATAGGTTGAAAAAATATGGTCGTAGATCATGATGACTCCGCCGAAGTTTTTATCAATATATTGTGGGTTACGTCCGTGGTGCACGCGGTGGTTAGACGGCGTATTTAGTGACCATTCCAACCACGGGTGCAACTTTGTAATGCTTTCGGTATGCACAAACCACTGGAATGCGAGGTTCAATCCTAATAAACCAAGAATTAGGTCGGGGCTAAAACCGATGAAAACAGCCGGTGCGAAGAATATCCAAGTGCCCACAATGCCATTAAGAATGCTTTGTCGCGCCGCCGTAGACATATTCATGATTTCGCCGCTGTGATGGGATACGTGTTGCGACCAAAACCAGCGCACTCTATGTGCTGTACGGTGATACCAGTAGTAACAAAATTCTTGAACAAAAAATGCCAGAATTATTGTGAGGGCATTCACAGGGATGGTATAGAGACGATGATCCCAGACGAAAATATAAACAGCTGCGACATAAACTATGTTCATAACCGCACCGAAGACGTAGTAACCACCGCCTAACGAAAAGTTGGCAAAAACCTCGGGAATATAAAATGCCTGCCCTTTTGTGGCTGCCCAGTTTCCGCTTTTAATTCTTCGATAGAGCCACTCAACAAGAAAGCCCAAAACAAAAATAGGGACCATTGGAATCAGGATCATCTCATTGAGCGTAGGTTCACGCCCGAACAGATCGGTCAGGGTTTCGGTGATAAAACTAAACAACTGCATATGAACTCACTCCTTTTGCGCCGTTATTATTAATATTCAGCGATTTAAAAACTGCAGTAATTATGACTCTGTCTCTTGATTGCGTCTTGACCGGAACGTATAGTATTTGACATTTTCAGTCAGGCATAACGAATGACCGCTGCGATTCAAGTTTCTTCCCAGATATTAAATATTCTGCTGCGTTATATTGACGAAGAAGGCATTGCTAACGCTGATTTTCGCTCTCGCATCGAAGCAGCAAAGTCTGTTGATCGCATCAGTATCGAGCATTGGTGGGGCTTACTGGAAGAGCTCGCGACACTTCACCCGATACCTGCGCTGGGTATCCAGATTGGTATGCGAGGCGAAATCCAAGATGCCGGTATTTTGGGATATCTGGCGGCTTCTTGTGATTCCCTAGTTGAAGCCGTTGCACGGTTGCAGCGCTTTGAACCACTGCTACAAAATTTGTCCCATTCTTGGGTGAAAATAAAACAAGACCATATCTATATCGGCTGGGAAGGCAGTGGTAATGAGTCAACTGTATTATCCAATGATGTGGTGGTATCAGGAACCCTGGCTTTTATCCGCAAGCTTATTGGTACTCAAACATTTACGCCGTTAGAAGTGGAGCTAGCGGGGATTCCTGTTGACGAGCAGAAAGAATATGAGAGATTATTAGGCTGCCCTGTGGTCATTACCGACGACGTATTGGCGATGAAGTTGCCATTAAGTATGCTGCAGCTATCGATTGATAACAGTAATCCTCAACTTAGATTGATTCTGGAGCAGCAAGCAGAATCGATACTGGCTACGTTGCCTAAACCGGATGAATTTCTTAAGGACATACAGCAGCACATACTGAATGGCTTAGAGGTTGGCCAACTCAGCATGAAGTGGCTGGCTGGGAAGTTAGGGATTTCTGAGAGCAGTCTTTATCGGAAGTTGAGTGAGCGTGGGCGCAGCTATCAAAACCTTTTGGATGAATTGAGATACCAGCTTGCAATTCGTTACATCAAAAACCCCGACTTGAGTTTGACTGAAATTAGTTTGATGCTGGGTTTTTCCGAGCACAGCGCGTTCACTCGAGCATTTAAAAAGTGGGTCGGGCAAACCCCACTTAAATATCGGAATAGTTTTTTGAAGGTAGATCGTAACAGCATTTCTTGAGTAGGTATGACT
Protein-coding sequences here:
- a CDS encoding probable Transcriptional regulator, AraC-type; protein product: MTAAIQVSSQILNILLRYIDEEGIANADFRSRIEAAKSVDRISIEHWWGLLEELATLHPIPALGIQIGMRGEIQDAGILGYLAASCDSLVEAVARLQRFEPLLQNLSHSWVKIKQDHIYIGWEGSGNESTVLSNDVVVSGTLAFIRKLIGTQTFTPLEVELAGIPVDEQKEYERLLGCPVVITDDVLAMKLPLSMLQLSIDNSNPQLRLILEQQAESILATLPKPDEFLKDIQQHILNGLEVGQLSMKWLAGKLGISESSLYRKLSERGRSYQNLLDELRYQLAIRYIKNPDLSLTEISLMLGFSEHSAFTRAFKKWVGQTPLKYRNSFLKVDRNSIS
- a CDS encoding Aconitate hydratase, fragment, with protein sequence MGNQEKAEAGDTVLATSTRLFQGRVVEDSTEKKGESLLGSTPMVVLASILGRFPTIAEYKEAVDGINLTSFAPPSEDLARPAIPLKAV
- a CDS encoding Formate C-acetyltransferase; protein product: MSDRIEILKNSVNNAIRAICPERAILWTEYYKNKLNRNKPVEIQAAEAMCYVLQNKSIEIYPDELVVGNYTSHRVGGIIYPEKAGLSALAEIFTFHKRKVNPLSTSRGDRFRLFSIIPFWLNRNVLYIAPIKKPLSLFIVRLSSSESREAVFLSNQ
- a CDS encoding Sterol desaturase-like protein; the protein is MQLFSFITETLTDLFGREPTLNEMILIPMVPIFVLGFLVEWLYRRIKSGNWAATKGQAFYIPEVFANFSLGGGYYVFGAVMNIVYVAAVYIFVWDHRLYTIPVNALTIILAFFVQEFCYYWYHRTAHRVRWFWSQHVSHHSGEIMNMSTAARQSILNGIVGTWIFFAPAVFIGFSPDLILGLLGLNLAFQWFVHTESITKLHPWLEWSLNTPSNHRVHHGRNPQYIDKNFGGVIMIYDHIFSTYEAEKEKAEYGIVKQIKSYNWFVMNLHELVDMIRDVMAPGKLSERLKHLWKPPEWERSGHTPIHTWTTVQMDGKQTGNTAAEEVETAKTDSKMVEVK